From a region of the Pedobacter cryoconitis genome:
- a CDS encoding SusC/RagA family TonB-linked outer membrane protein: MQRNLPLFKRVLLLLCLGLSFAIGAMAQSKITGKVIGSDDKLPVIGASIKIKNAPGGTTTDGNGAFALLVKPTDVLVVSFVGYGTKEIPVGKQTNISVILLADNNNLTEVIVTGYSSQRKKDLTGSVAVVNMGLLKAQPAASAVEALQGKATGVQIINDGAPGSTPQIRIRGISTINNNEPLYVIDGVPFEGKLSWLNQNDIESLQVLKDASSASIYGSRANNGVVIITTKKGVAGAPKITLDSYYGTQVPRKSSFPKMMNPQQYAQYVFDGYTNAGKTIAAGTNYGSGSVPTLPDYLLAGLKTGQDITAADYDPSKYNYSRDPALFYQITKANKQGTNWFDEITDVAPVQNYQLSATGGGENATYTFSGGYLDQKGTVKYTGFKRYNFRSNTNISAFNKRVRFGENAQYSYSEGYGLGVNPNTSGDYQDQGSAISWAYRIPTIIPVYDINGNFAGSRGSQLGNAENPVAFLYRAKDNKNKSNFFFGNVYAEGDILPGLVLKTNFGLRYENFNGVSMRYPNLEFSEGNNSNSLSEYMGYTTEWTWSNTLNYSKVFNEKHRLNVLLGTEAIKSKSRQLNAGRNDFFLLGNQDYYYLNTGSSNISNSSYGALGSLFSLFGKVDYSYNDRYLFSATIRRDGSSNFGANNKYGYFPAASAAWRVSEEDFLKSVKWISDFKFRVGYGETGNQRIPSNQYLNRFQSSIASAAYATGGGNSLTTGVWQNAYQNPDIKWESVKSLNVGIDFTLFDGAFDGSADWYNKKTTDMLYNLPQPSSVVGMGSSPYVNIGDMSNKGVEFNVAYHYGKKSDSPFKFDIGLNFSKNDNKIVKLAPGIFNQIYGNYRSLQTSVLQEGAPFGSFYGYQTAGIYQSAADIANNPSYVGARVGGLRYADINGDGVIDAKDRTIIGNPNPDFTYGINLNASYKNWDIATFFYGVQGNDLFEATRYFTDFPSFDGAKSTRLLDAWSPTNTSSQIPSAYTGASDLEYASSSYYVQKGSFFRMKNIQIGYSIPTAKAFGPKSGISRMRVYVSATNLFTITKYTGLDPEISQTRDASAAVGNAGAPADTFSALGVDKGIYPSPRQFLIGINVGF, translated from the coding sequence ATGCAACGAAATCTACCACTTTTCAAGAGGGTCCTCCTTCTCTTGTGTCTTGGCCTGTCATTCGCTATCGGCGCAATGGCACAAAGCAAAATCACCGGAAAGGTCATCGGCAGTGATGATAAACTACCGGTCATCGGCGCTTCCATTAAAATCAAAAATGCTCCGGGTGGCACGACCACAGACGGAAATGGTGCATTCGCACTCCTTGTAAAACCAACTGATGTACTTGTTGTTTCCTTTGTTGGATACGGCACTAAAGAGATTCCGGTTGGCAAACAAACCAATATCAGTGTAATTTTACTGGCCGACAACAACAACCTGACTGAGGTTATTGTAACAGGTTACTCTTCACAACGTAAAAAGGATCTTACTGGTTCTGTAGCAGTTGTAAACATGGGCCTTTTAAAAGCTCAGCCAGCTGCAAGTGCTGTGGAAGCTTTACAAGGTAAGGCGACTGGTGTGCAGATCATCAACGATGGTGCACCAGGTTCAACACCACAAATCAGGATCCGTGGTATCAGTACGATTAACAACAATGAACCTCTTTATGTAATCGACGGGGTACCATTTGAAGGAAAATTATCATGGCTTAACCAAAATGATATTGAAAGTCTTCAGGTACTGAAAGATGCTTCTTCTGCTTCTATCTACGGATCAAGAGCAAACAATGGTGTTGTCATTATCACCACTAAAAAAGGAGTTGCAGGTGCACCAAAGATCACATTGGATTCTTACTATGGTACGCAGGTTCCAAGGAAAAGCAGTTTTCCGAAAATGATGAATCCGCAGCAATATGCCCAGTATGTATTCGACGGTTATACCAATGCAGGAAAAACTATTGCAGCAGGAACAAATTATGGTTCAGGTTCAGTACCTACATTGCCGGATTACCTGCTTGCTGGTTTAAAAACCGGTCAGGACATCACAGCTGCTGATTATGATCCTTCAAAATACAACTATAGCCGTGATCCTGCTTTATTCTATCAGATCACCAAAGCAAACAAACAGGGTACTAACTGGTTTGACGAAATTACAGACGTTGCTCCGGTTCAGAATTACCAGTTAAGTGCTACGGGTGGCGGAGAAAATGCAACTTATACTTTTTCAGGTGGTTACCTGGATCAGAAAGGAACAGTAAAGTATACAGGCTTTAAGCGTTATAATTTCAGGTCTAATACTAACATTTCTGCCTTTAACAAAAGAGTACGTTTTGGTGAAAATGCACAGTACAGTTATTCTGAAGGTTATGGTTTGGGTGTAAATCCAAATACATCCGGAGATTATCAGGATCAGGGAAGTGCGATCAGCTGGGCATACCGTATCCCAACAATTATCCCGGTTTATGATATAAACGGGAATTTTGCAGGAAGCCGCGGCAGCCAGTTAGGTAATGCCGAAAATCCAGTAGCTTTCCTTTATCGTGCAAAAGACAACAAAAACAAAAGTAACTTCTTCTTTGGAAATGTATATGCTGAAGGTGATATCTTACCAGGACTTGTTTTAAAGACAAATTTTGGTCTGCGTTACGAGAACTTTAATGGGGTATCAATGCGCTATCCAAACCTGGAGTTCTCAGAAGGTAACAACTCTAACAGTCTGAGTGAATACATGGGTTATACCACAGAATGGACCTGGTCAAATACATTGAACTACAGTAAAGTATTCAATGAGAAACACAGACTGAATGTATTGCTTGGTACAGAGGCCATCAAATCTAAATCCCGCCAGTTAAATGCAGGCAGAAATGATTTCTTCCTTTTAGGAAATCAGGATTATTATTATTTGAACACTGGTTCTTCAAATATCAGTAACTCTAGTTATGGTGCACTCGGCTCACTTTTCTCTTTATTTGGTAAAGTTGATTATTCTTATAATGATCGTTACTTATTCAGTGCTACCATTCGTCGTGATGGTTCTTCTAACTTCGGAGCGAACAACAAGTATGGTTATTTTCCGGCAGCAAGTGCAGCATGGAGAGTTTCTGAAGAGGACTTCCTGAAAAGTGTTAAATGGATCTCTGACTTCAAATTCCGTGTAGGTTATGGAGAAACTGGTAATCAAAGAATACCTTCTAACCAGTATCTGAACAGATTTCAAAGTTCTATTGCGAGTGCAGCCTATGCAACGGGCGGAGGAAATAGCTTAACTACCGGTGTTTGGCAAAATGCTTATCAAAATCCGGACATCAAATGGGAATCTGTAAAATCTCTTAACGTAGGTATTGACTTTACTTTATTTGACGGTGCATTTGACGGATCGGCAGACTGGTATAACAAAAAAACTACAGATATGCTTTATAACTTGCCACAACCTTCAAGTGTAGTGGGAATGGGAAGTTCACCTTATGTAAATATTGGTGATATGAGCAATAAGGGTGTTGAGTTTAACGTGGCTTATCATTATGGAAAAAAATCAGACAGTCCTTTTAAATTCGATATCGGTCTGAATTTCTCTAAAAACGACAACAAAATTGTAAAACTTGCTCCTGGTATTTTTAACCAGATTTATGGCAATTACAGAAGTTTACAAACAAGTGTCTTACAGGAAGGTGCTCCTTTTGGTTCATTCTATGGTTACCAGACTGCGGGAATTTATCAAAGTGCAGCAGATATTGCGAACAATCCTTCTTATGTTGGAGCAAGGGTAGGTGGTTTACGTTATGCTGATATCAATGGTGATGGCGTAATTGATGCTAAAGACCGTACGATTATTGGAAATCCAAATCCGGATTTTACTTACGGTATCAATTTAAATGCTTCTTATAAAAATTGGGATATCGCAACTTTCTTCTACGGCGTTCAGGGTAATGATCTTTTTGAAGCGACACGTTACTTCACAGATTTCCCATCATTTGACGGTGCAAAAAGCACAAGATTGTTAGATGCATGGAGCCCAACGAACACTTCAAGCCAGATCCCTTCTGCTTATACCGGAGCTTCTGATCTTGAATATGCTTCTTCCAGTTATTATGTACAAAAAGGCAGCTTCTTCAGGATGAAGAATATCCAG